A stretch of the Parabacteroides timonensis genome encodes the following:
- a CDS encoding right-handed parallel beta-helix repeat-containing protein, with the protein MSYTKYFLLVCFILFAAHAGANRIDTVYVSDFGVLPNTYENAVTGLQEAIKACKQTGAKVLSFPKGRYDIWPEGAIRAEYFISNTSTEEECPSKVKTIGLLFKDMENLIIEGNGSMLMYHGKMITMVLDHCKNIQIRNISTNFQRPTASEIQYTRATAGETVVTLHPDSWYEIVDGYINLFGEGWKSNRIHCNEYDVEKKTSVYTNGWNVLSKSKVKELSHGVVSFSTPSDFHPKEGNILTARDVIRDQVGMFILESSDIVLQHVNMHYMHGLGIVSQFVNNITMDHVNCVPPEDSGRILAASADMMHFSGCSGKINISDCRYEGAHDDPINIHGTNLRIMEKLDANTLKLRFMHGQSYGFNAFHEGDEVAFVRAKRMERYQRSCVSEVKRISDREVLLRLDKPVPADMELGLDCIENMTCTPEVEIRNCYFTRTCTRGLLITTPRKAIIENNIFEKTGMSAILIEGDAEGWFESGPVCDVLIRKNTFIDCAYQGGPGNAVIALNPSNTQIDPDRPVHNNVRIEENEFRVFDYPVLYAKSTQGLVFKNNTIIRTHDLQPKSSNKQAFFLNGCSKVVIEGTNWEGDVLSSGLHLENMKRKHVKFSKDITLEK; encoded by the coding sequence ATGTCGTATACTAAATATTTTTTATTGGTGTGTTTTATTCTGTTTGCCGCTCATGCAGGGGCAAACAGAATAGACACTGTTTATGTTTCGGATTTTGGCGTACTGCCTAATACCTATGAGAATGCTGTAACAGGTCTGCAGGAAGCCATAAAAGCCTGTAAACAAACAGGTGCAAAGGTATTGAGTTTTCCGAAAGGACGCTATGATATCTGGCCGGAAGGAGCTATTCGTGCTGAATATTTCATCTCTAATACATCGACGGAAGAGGAATGTCCTTCAAAAGTAAAAACGATAGGATTGCTTTTTAAGGACATGGAAAATCTGATTATTGAGGGGAATGGTTCCATGTTGATGTATCATGGGAAAATGATTACAATGGTACTGGATCATTGCAAGAATATTCAGATACGGAATATCAGTACGAACTTTCAGCGTCCGACTGCATCTGAGATTCAATATACCCGGGCTACTGCCGGAGAGACTGTCGTTACTTTACATCCGGATTCATGGTATGAGATAGTGGACGGTTATATTAATCTGTTTGGTGAAGGATGGAAGTCGAATCGTATTCATTGCAATGAGTATGATGTGGAAAAGAAAACTTCTGTTTATACGAATGGCTGGAATGTCTTATCCAAATCAAAGGTTAAAGAACTATCCCATGGAGTTGTCAGTTTCTCAACTCCTTCTGATTTTCACCCTAAAGAAGGTAATATATTGACAGCCCGTGATGTGATTCGCGATCAGGTCGGAATGTTCATTCTGGAGAGCAGCGATATCGTTTTGCAGCATGTGAATATGCATTATATGCATGGTTTAGGTATCGTTAGTCAGTTTGTGAATAATATAACCATGGACCATGTGAATTGTGTTCCTCCGGAAGATAGTGGCAGAATCCTCGCGGCATCTGCCGATATGATGCATTTTTCCGGATGTAGCGGAAAGATAAATATTTCGGATTGCCGTTATGAGGGAGCGCATGACGATCCGATCAATATACATGGAACCAATTTGAGGATCATGGAAAAGCTGGATGCCAATACGTTGAAACTTCGTTTTATGCATGGGCAGAGTTACGGCTTCAATGCTTTTCATGAAGGAGACGAGGTTGCTTTTGTCAGGGCTAAACGTATGGAACGTTATCAGCGTTCCTGTGTGTCGGAAGTGAAAAGGATTTCGGACAGAGAGGTTCTGTTGCGTTTGGATAAACCGGTTCCGGCCGATATGGAATTGGGATTGGATTGTATAGAAAACATGACCTGTACACCGGAGGTCGAGATACGTAACTGTTACTTTACGCGTACTTGTACGCGGGGATTATTGATCACGACTCCTCGTAAAGCAATTATTGAAAATAATATTTTTGAAAAGACAGGAATGAGTGCCATCCTGATAGAGGGAGATGCGGAAGGCTGGTTTGAATCGGGGCCTGTCTGTGACGTTTTGATCCGGAAAAATACTTTTATAGATTGTGCTTATCAGGGAGGTCCTGGTAATGCCGTTATTGCACTGAACCCGTCGAATACACAGATTGATCCTGACCGGCCTGTTCATAACAACGTGCGTATAGAAGAAAATGAATTTCGGGTCTTTGATTATCCGGTTCTTTATGCCAAAAGTACGCAAGGACTGGTCTTTAAGAATAATACGATCATCCGGACACATGATTTACAGCCGAAGTCCTCTAACAAACAGGCTTTCTTCCTGAATGGTTGCAGTAAGGTAGTTATCGAAGGGACTAACTGGGAGGGAGACGTTTTATCTTCCGGTTTACACCTGGAAAATATGAAAAGGAAACATGTAAAGTTTTCTAAAGATATAACACTTGAGAAATGA
- a CDS encoding RNA polymerase sigma-70 factor, whose amino-acid sequence MIINERTFKDAYNDYFEIICRFLNFYTRDYQVIEEVVQDVFVCLWEDYEGKEIQYIKTFLYNSARNRMLNYLRDEDNHTVLLEKWARIELEKNESVDCVDRELFYQLLQAAVESLPEKCREIFILSREERLSYKEIAQVKEISIKTVENQMGIALNKVREYIASHSDEAMVIALLSLLSKNY is encoded by the coding sequence ATGATCATCAATGAAAGAACATTCAAAGATGCATATAATGACTATTTTGAAATTATATGTCGCTTCCTGAATTTCTATACCCGCGATTATCAGGTAATAGAGGAGGTGGTTCAGGATGTTTTTGTCTGTTTGTGGGAGGACTACGAAGGAAAAGAAATACAATACATCAAGACTTTTTTATATAACAGTGCCCGTAACCGGATGCTGAATTATTTACGTGATGAAGATAACCATACTGTTTTATTAGAGAAATGGGCGCGTATCGAATTAGAAAAGAACGAATCGGTCGATTGTGTAGACCGTGAGTTGTTTTATCAATTACTGCAGGCTGCCGTCGAGTCTTTACCTGAAAAATGTCGGGAGATATTTATCCTGAGCCGGGAAGAACGACTAAGTTACAAAGAAATAGCACAAGTAAAAGAGATTTCCATAAAGACTGTCGAGAATCAAATGGGGATTGCCTTAAATAAGGTACGTGAATATATTGCATCCCATTCGGACGAGGCGATGGTGATTGCATTATTATCCCTTTTATCAAAGAATTACTAA
- a CDS encoding RNA polymerase sigma-70 factor, translating into MKESTEIQTFNHLFMNYKGRFVHFARTYVDDEMMAEDIAVESLMYYWENRQKLDSHSNVLAYILTVIKHKCLDHLKQSRVQEDFVEYMKTNEVRKLNLRIATLEACNPERIFSEELQELVDKTLLSLPEQTRDIFMRSRYYNQNHKEIAEALGLSTKAVEFHITKALKVLRVALKDYLPALFFLGIC; encoded by the coding sequence ATGAAGGAGAGTACCGAGATACAAACATTTAATCATCTGTTTATGAATTACAAAGGACGTTTTGTTCACTTTGCCAGAACGTATGTGGATGATGAAATGATGGCAGAAGATATAGCTGTCGAAAGTTTGATGTATTATTGGGAAAACCGTCAAAAACTCGACTCTCATTCAAATGTTCTGGCTTATATCTTGACAGTCATCAAACATAAGTGCCTGGATCATTTAAAGCAGTCACGTGTGCAGGAAGATTTCGTCGAATATATGAAAACGAATGAAGTCCGGAAATTGAACTTACGTATTGCTACTTTGGAAGCCTGTAATCCGGAGAGGATATTTTCAGAAGAACTTCAGGAGCTGGTAGATAAGACATTGCTTTCCCTTCCAGAGCAAACCCGCGATATTTTTATGAGAAGTCGTTATTATAACCAGAATCATAAAGAAATAGCCGAAGCACTGGGACTTTCGACAAAGGCTGTTGAATTCCATATAACCAAGGCGTTGAAAGTGCTTCGTGTAGCTTTGAAAGATTATTTACCAGCCTTATTTTTCTTAGGTATTTGTTAA